In Zingiber officinale cultivar Zhangliang chromosome 6A, Zo_v1.1, whole genome shotgun sequence, a single genomic region encodes these proteins:
- the LOC121997687 gene encoding phenylalanine ammonia-lyase-like, translating into MASLFFSSAIPADGIVPAISGTHFFDEVHRMITQFSSLSTLELKGADLTVAQVSAVARRSDVGVALDAGTARDRVDRSASWVADNPERLAAGFGTASHRRTQRTADLQTELVRFLNAGVVRKESSLPSGYAKASMLVRANTLMQGYSGIRWELLEAIAKLIDRNLIPKLPLRGSITASGDLLPLAYIAGALTGRKNVRVVTLEGDEITATEALKRVGIGEPFDLKAKEGLALVNGTAVGSAVAATVCYDANILALLSVILSAMFCEAMQGNPEFTDPLTHELKGHPGQIESAAIMRFLLDGTTELGRPTKLKQDRYALRTSPQWLGPQIETIRAATESIEREINSVNDNPLIDVDRGVVLYGGNFQGTPIGVSMDNIRIALAAIGKLVFAQFTELVGEETNNGLPANLSAGADPSLDYGLKGAEIAMAAYCSELQHLANPVTPHAQSAEQHNQDVNSLGLISARKSAEAVEILKLMMATYMVALCQATDVRALGESLREAVKQAVVRSARKTLKGFCEEELICAIERRSVFSYIDDASGKLVPELRAAVVEKALRQGKEGDRSAFEVILEFEEETSSALREDTVRARERFGRRELVADGRRTWPVYEFVREELGTAILTGEEVSPGEHIEKVYEAMEEEKIGKVILKCLKEWRGAPPNRKPASSD; encoded by the coding sequence ATGGCTTCCCTCTTCTTTTCTTCGGCGATCCCCGCTGACGGAATCGTTCCAGCCATCTCCGGCACGCACTTTTTCGATGAGGTCCACCGTATGATCACTCAATTCTCTTCCCTCTCCACCCTCGAGCTCAAGGGCGCTGACCTCACCGTCGCCCAAGTCTCCGCCGTCGCCCGACGCTCTGACGTCGGCGTCGCCCTCGACGCCGGCACTGCGCGCGACCGCGTCGACCGCAGCGCCTCCTGGGTCGCTGACAACCCCGAGCGCCTCGCCGCTGGCTTCGGCACCGCTTCGCACCGCCGCACTCAGCGGACCGCCGACCTCCAGACTGAGCTCGTCCGCTTCCTCAACGCCGGCGTCGTCCGCAAGGAGTCGTCCCTTCCTTCCGGCTACGCCAAGGCTTCCATGCTCGTGAGGGCCAACACCCTGATGCAGGGCTACTCCGGCATCCGCTGGGAGCTGCTGGAGGCCATCGCGAAGCTGATCGACCGCAACCTGATCCCCAAGCTTCCTCTGCGAGGCTCCATCACCGCCTCCGGCGACCTACTCCCGCTCGCGTACATCGCCGGCGCGCTCACCGGGCGGAAGAACGTGCGGGTGGTCACCCTTGAAGGCGACGAGATTACGGCCACTGAGGCACTGAAGCGCGTCGGAATCGGCGAGCCGTTCGACCTCAAGGCGAAGGAGGGGCTCGCACTCGTCAACGGAACAGCCGTCGGGTCCGCCGTGGCTGCCACCGTGTGTTACGACGCCAACATCCTCGCCTTGCTCTCGGTGATCCTCTCGGCGATGTTCTGCGAGGCGATGCAGGGGAACCCAGAGTTCACCGACCCGCTGACGCACGAGCTGAAGGGGCATCCGGGGCAGATCGAGTCGGCAGCGATCATGAGGTTTTTGCTCGACGGCACGACGGAGCTCGGACGACCGACGAAGCTGAAGCAAGACAGGTACGCGCTGCGGACTTCGCCTCAATGGCTGGGACCTCAAATCGAGACGATCCGCGCGGCGACAGAATCGATCGAGAGAGAGATTAACTCGGTGAACGACAACCCCCTCATCGACGTCGACCGCGGCGTTGTCCTCTACGGTGGCAATTTCCAAGGAACCCCCATCGGAGTCTCCATGGACAACATCCGCATCGCGCTCGCCGCGATCGGAAAGCTCGTTTTCGCCCAATTCACTGAGCTCGTCGGCGAAGAAACCAACAACGGTCTGCCGGCGAATCTGAGCGCCGGTGCCGACCCCAGCCTCGACTACGGCCTGAAAGGAGCGGAGATCGCGATGGCGGCCTACTGCTCGGAGCTGCAGCACCTGGCCAACCCGGTGACGCCCCATGCGCAGAGCGCGGAGCAGCACAACCAAGACGTCAACTCCTTGGGGCTCATCTCGGCGAGAAAGAGCGCGGAGGCGGTGGAGATCTTGAAGTTGATGATGGCGACGTACATGGTCGCACTGTGCCAAGCGACCGACGTGAGGGCATTGGGGGAGAGCTTGAGAGAGGCCGTGAAGCAGGCGGTGGTGCGATCGGCGAGGAAAACCCTGAAGGGGTTCTGCGAGGAAGAGCTGATCTGCGCGATCGAGAGGCGCTCTGTGTTCTCCTACATCGACGACGCCTCCGGCAAGTTGGTGCCGGAGCTGAGGGCGGCGGTGGTGGAGAAGGCGCTGCGTCAGGGGAAGGAGGGAGATCGGTCGGCGTTCGAGGTGATCCTGGAGTTCGAGGAGGAGACGAGCAGCGCGCTGAGAGAAGACACCGTCAGGGCAAGGGAGAGGTTTGGGAGAAGGGAGTTGGTGGCCGACGGGAGGAGGACGTGGCCGGTGTACGAGTTCGTGAGGGAGGAGTTGGGAACGGCGATTTTGACGGGGGAGGAGGTGAGTCCGGGGGAGCACATAGAGAAGGTGTATGAGGCGATGGAGGAGGAGAAGATCGGAAAGGTGATCCTCAAGTGCCTAAAGGAGTGGCGAGGGGCGCCGCCGAACAGGAAACCGGCGAGCTCAGATTAG